A genomic region of Raphanus sativus cultivar WK10039 chromosome 6, ASM80110v3, whole genome shotgun sequence contains the following coding sequences:
- the LOC108805623 gene encoding monocopper oxidase-like protein SKU5 isoform X1: MRCSPPHFSCTSLVVIWFLSVATVCLAADPYVFFDWTVSYLTASPLGTRQQVIGINGQFPGPILNVTTNWNVVVNVKNNLDEPLLLTWNGIQHRKNSWQDGVLGTNCPIPSGWNWTYEFQVKDQIGSFFYFPSTNFQRAAGGYGGIIINNRDIIPVPFLLPDGDVTLFISDWFTKSHKKLRKDVESKIDFGAPDGILINGFGPFPYSSELASGGFPYGTINVEPGRTYRFRVHNSGIATTLNFRIQNHNLLLVETEGSYTVQQNYTNMDIHVGQSFSFLVTMDQSGSNDYYIVASTRFTKSSSSTKATGVAILHYSSSQGPASGPLPDPPIESDTSFSMNQARSIRLNVSAGAARPNPQGSFKYGQITVTDVYVIVNRPPEKIDGRLRATLNGISYLPPSTPLKLAQQYNISGVYKLDFPKRPMNRHPKVDTSVMNGTYKGFMEIIFQNSDTTVKSYHLDGYAFFVVGMDFGLWTENSRSLYNKGDGVARSTTQVFPGAWTAILVYLDNAGMWNLRIDNLASWYLGQEVYLNVVNPEIDTSENSIPENTIYCGRLSPLQRDQSQRVNFSGSSRSIIATSRGVLLALFVILISSLAR, encoded by the exons ATGCGGTGCTCTCCACCGCACTTCTCGTGCACTTCACTGGTCGTCATATGGTTCTTGTCGGTGGCAACTGTCTGCTTAGCCGCCGACCCTTACGTTTTCTTCGACTGGACTGTCTCTTACCTCACCGCTTCTCCTCTAGGCACTCGCCAACAG GTTATTGGGATCAATGGGCAGTTCCCTGGTCCCATTCTCAATGTAACTACGAACTGGAATGTGGTTGTCAACGTGAAGAATAATCTTGATGAGCCCTTGCTTCTCACATG GAATGGAATCCAACATAGGAAAAACTCGTGGCAAGACGGTGTTTTAGGAACTAACTGTCCGATACCTTCTGGTTGGAACTGGACTTATGAGTTTCAGGTCAAAGACCAGATCGGTAGTTTCTTTTATTTCCCATCTACAAACTTCCAGAGAGCAGCTGGTGGTTATGGTGGGATCATTATCAACAACCGAGACATCATTCCAGTTCCTTTTCTTTTGCCTGATGGAGATGTTACTCTCTTTATCAGTGATTGGTTCACTAAAAGCCATAAG AAGCTGAGGAAAGATGTTGAGAGTAAGATTGACTTTGGAGCTCCTGATGGCATTCTCATCAACGGGTTTGGACCTTTTCCTTATAGTAGTGAGCTTGCTTCCGGTGGGTTTCCTTATGGGACAATAAACGTTGAACCAG GAAGAACATACCGTTTCCGTGTTCACAACAGTGGCATTGCAACCACCTTGAATTTCAGAATACAGAATCATAACCTGCTTCTCGTTGAGACAGAAGGTTCATACACAGTTCAGCAGAACTATACAAACATGGACATTCACGTGGGTCAATCTTTCTCGTTTCTAGTCACTATGGATCAGTCCGGTAGTAACGACTACTACATTGTTGCCAGCACAAGGTTTACCAAATCATCCTCGTCCACCAAAGCTACTGGAGTTGCTATTTTGCACTACTCTAGCTCCCAAGGACCCGCTTCAGGTCCACTCCCTGATCCTCCTATCGAGTCCGACACATCTTTCTCGATGAACCAAGCAAGATCCATAAGGCTGAATGTCTCAGCTGGAGCTGCTCGTCCGAACCCTCAGGGATCGTTCAAGTATGGTCAGATTACAGTAACTGATGTCTACGTGATTGTGAACCGTCCACCGGAGAAGATAGATGGGAGGTTGCGTGCCACTCTTAATGGTATATCGTACTTGCCTCCTTCAACACCGCTAAAGCTTGCTCAGCAGTACAACATCTCAGGGGTGTATAAGCTTGATTTCCCGAAAAGACCGATGAATCGGCATCCTAAGGTTGATACTTCTGTCATGAATGGGACGTACAAGGGGTTCATGGAGATTATATTTCAGAATAGTGACACTACTGTTAAGAGCTATCACTTGGATGGTTATGCATTCTTTGTTGTTGG GATGGACTTCGGTCTGTGGACAGAGAACAGTAGAAGTTTGTACAACAAAGGGGATGGGGTTGCTAGATCTACTACGCAG GTGTTTCCTGGTGCATGGACGGCTATCTTAGTTTACTTGGACAATGCTGGCATGTGGAACCTTAGAATTGACAATCTCGCCTCATGGTATCTTGGACAAGAAGTGTACTTGAATGTAGTGAATCCTGAGATTGACACATCTGAGAATTCCATTCCTGAAAACACCATTTACTGTGGTCGGCTCTCACCATTACAAAG GGATCAATCACAGAGAGTAAACTTCTCAGGATCATCAAGGTCCATAATCGCGACAAGCAGAGGGGTCCTTCTCGCTCTTTTTGTAATATTAATTAGTAGTTTAGCCAGATGA
- the LOC108805623 gene encoding monocopper oxidase-like protein SKU5 isoform X2 — protein sequence MRCSPPHFSCTSLVVIWFLSVATVCLAADPYVFFDWTVSYLTASPLGTRQQVIGINGQFPGPILNVTTNWNVVVNVKNNLDEPLLLTWNGIQHRKNSWQDGVLGTNCPIPSGWNWTYEFQVKDQIGSFFYFPSTNFQRAAGGYGGIIINNRDIIPVPFLLPDGDVTLFISDWFTKSHKLRKDVESKIDFGAPDGILINGFGPFPYSSELASGGFPYGTINVEPGRTYRFRVHNSGIATTLNFRIQNHNLLLVETEGSYTVQQNYTNMDIHVGQSFSFLVTMDQSGSNDYYIVASTRFTKSSSSTKATGVAILHYSSSQGPASGPLPDPPIESDTSFSMNQARSIRLNVSAGAARPNPQGSFKYGQITVTDVYVIVNRPPEKIDGRLRATLNGISYLPPSTPLKLAQQYNISGVYKLDFPKRPMNRHPKVDTSVMNGTYKGFMEIIFQNSDTTVKSYHLDGYAFFVVGMDFGLWTENSRSLYNKGDGVARSTTQVFPGAWTAILVYLDNAGMWNLRIDNLASWYLGQEVYLNVVNPEIDTSENSIPENTIYCGRLSPLQRDQSQRVNFSGSSRSIIATSRGVLLALFVILISSLAR from the exons ATGCGGTGCTCTCCACCGCACTTCTCGTGCACTTCACTGGTCGTCATATGGTTCTTGTCGGTGGCAACTGTCTGCTTAGCCGCCGACCCTTACGTTTTCTTCGACTGGACTGTCTCTTACCTCACCGCTTCTCCTCTAGGCACTCGCCAACAG GTTATTGGGATCAATGGGCAGTTCCCTGGTCCCATTCTCAATGTAACTACGAACTGGAATGTGGTTGTCAACGTGAAGAATAATCTTGATGAGCCCTTGCTTCTCACATG GAATGGAATCCAACATAGGAAAAACTCGTGGCAAGACGGTGTTTTAGGAACTAACTGTCCGATACCTTCTGGTTGGAACTGGACTTATGAGTTTCAGGTCAAAGACCAGATCGGTAGTTTCTTTTATTTCCCATCTACAAACTTCCAGAGAGCAGCTGGTGGTTATGGTGGGATCATTATCAACAACCGAGACATCATTCCAGTTCCTTTTCTTTTGCCTGATGGAGATGTTACTCTCTTTATCAGTGATTGGTTCACTAAAAGCCATAAG CTGAGGAAAGATGTTGAGAGTAAGATTGACTTTGGAGCTCCTGATGGCATTCTCATCAACGGGTTTGGACCTTTTCCTTATAGTAGTGAGCTTGCTTCCGGTGGGTTTCCTTATGGGACAATAAACGTTGAACCAG GAAGAACATACCGTTTCCGTGTTCACAACAGTGGCATTGCAACCACCTTGAATTTCAGAATACAGAATCATAACCTGCTTCTCGTTGAGACAGAAGGTTCATACACAGTTCAGCAGAACTATACAAACATGGACATTCACGTGGGTCAATCTTTCTCGTTTCTAGTCACTATGGATCAGTCCGGTAGTAACGACTACTACATTGTTGCCAGCACAAGGTTTACCAAATCATCCTCGTCCACCAAAGCTACTGGAGTTGCTATTTTGCACTACTCTAGCTCCCAAGGACCCGCTTCAGGTCCACTCCCTGATCCTCCTATCGAGTCCGACACATCTTTCTCGATGAACCAAGCAAGATCCATAAGGCTGAATGTCTCAGCTGGAGCTGCTCGTCCGAACCCTCAGGGATCGTTCAAGTATGGTCAGATTACAGTAACTGATGTCTACGTGATTGTGAACCGTCCACCGGAGAAGATAGATGGGAGGTTGCGTGCCACTCTTAATGGTATATCGTACTTGCCTCCTTCAACACCGCTAAAGCTTGCTCAGCAGTACAACATCTCAGGGGTGTATAAGCTTGATTTCCCGAAAAGACCGATGAATCGGCATCCTAAGGTTGATACTTCTGTCATGAATGGGACGTACAAGGGGTTCATGGAGATTATATTTCAGAATAGTGACACTACTGTTAAGAGCTATCACTTGGATGGTTATGCATTCTTTGTTGTTGG GATGGACTTCGGTCTGTGGACAGAGAACAGTAGAAGTTTGTACAACAAAGGGGATGGGGTTGCTAGATCTACTACGCAG GTGTTTCCTGGTGCATGGACGGCTATCTTAGTTTACTTGGACAATGCTGGCATGTGGAACCTTAGAATTGACAATCTCGCCTCATGGTATCTTGGACAAGAAGTGTACTTGAATGTAGTGAATCCTGAGATTGACACATCTGAGAATTCCATTCCTGAAAACACCATTTACTGTGGTCGGCTCTCACCATTACAAAG GGATCAATCACAGAGAGTAAACTTCTCAGGATCATCAAGGTCCATAATCGCGACAAGCAGAGGGGTCCTTCTCGCTCTTTTTGTAATATTAATTAGTAGTTTAGCCAGATGA